In a single window of the Campylobacter iguaniorum genome:
- a CDS encoding heavy metal translocating P-type ATPase, which yields MGKFKCLHCKGVFDDSGIIKDGLGNEFCCNGCKNVYGFLNSNGLGEFYERLGKENHVKASVSSFENVDNFYKNYVKSDGELSEIYLIIDGIHCSACVWLNEKVLANTAGVTEISINAATNKAQIKWDDSTIKLIEILNLIKSIGYNPVPYDPNKAEARASAKRREFYAKMLVGVFCTMNIMWVAIALYGGYFSGMSKEIKDILHFAEFVLASPVLFYTGSEFFRSAYVGLKNKTVGMDLSVAAGASIAYIYSVYAMLSRNGEVYFDSVAMIITFVFIGKFLEVISKKKAIDSLDSLSSMLVNEVSVKVGNSYELRSVNDVRLGDIIIVRAGERVLIDGVVVAGAGSFDYSSLSGESLPVLLAPKGVITSGAICLDGSLEYEVTTSFEASMLSKIIALLESASLKKPNIEKMANQISAKFSLTILALGLLTFLFWAFSTGVSNAIIIAVSVIIIACPCALSLATPVATLVGLGVGLKKGIVFKEAKIIESLAKCQTIVFDKTGTLSKSKLKVVKATKFDEFDMSLLYSLLSVSTHPISKAVMSSLDAEIYELKDVQNIVGKGVSARYKNQALKGGSVDFMSGFEFSSDNSLYCFSIDEKVVAVFELADELRSEAKDVISSLKANKFKVIMLTGDNEKVASKVANELGISEFYYSKDPLQKATIVKELNDKSPVVMVGDGINDAVALSSASVGISLGSGAALSVERSDVVLLNDDLNSLKNAILLSKMTLQTVKQNLAFSLVYNAVTVPLAMAGFIIPLFAAISMSLSSIIVVINSAALRVKFKG from the coding sequence ATGGGTAAATTTAAATGTCTTCACTGCAAGGGCGTCTTTGATGATAGCGGTATCATCAAAGACGGGCTTGGAAATGAGTTTTGCTGCAATGGCTGTAAGAATGTTTATGGATTTTTAAACTCAAATGGGCTTGGCGAGTTTTATGAGAGGCTTGGCAAGGAAAACCACGTAAAAGCCAGTGTTTCAAGCTTTGAAAATGTAGATAATTTCTATAAAAATTATGTCAAAAGTGATGGGGAGCTTAGCGAAATTTATCTCATCATAGACGGGATTCACTGCTCAGCTTGCGTGTGGCTAAATGAAAAAGTCCTTGCAAACACTGCTGGCGTCACCGAAATATCCATAAATGCCGCTACAAACAAAGCTCAGATCAAGTGGGACGATAGCACGATTAAGCTCATAGAAATCCTCAATTTAATCAAATCAATTGGCTACAATCCAGTCCCATACGACCCAAACAAAGCAGAGGCTAGAGCCAGCGCAAAGCGGCGTGAGTTTTATGCAAAGATGCTTGTGGGCGTGTTTTGCACGATGAATATAATGTGGGTGGCGATCGCACTTTATGGCGGATATTTTAGCGGAATGAGTAAAGAAATCAAAGATATCTTGCATTTTGCTGAGTTTGTGCTGGCAAGTCCGGTGCTATTTTACACTGGAAGTGAGTTTTTCCGCTCAGCTTACGTGGGGCTAAAAAACAAAACTGTAGGCATGGATCTAAGCGTGGCAGCTGGGGCGAGTATAGCTTATATTTACTCAGTTTATGCGATGCTTAGCAGGAATGGTGAGGTGTATTTCGACTCAGTGGCGATGATAATCACCTTTGTTTTTATAGGTAAATTTCTTGAAGTAATAAGCAAAAAAAAGGCGATCGATAGCCTTGATAGCCTTAGCTCAATGCTAGTAAACGAAGTGAGTGTAAAAGTAGGAAACTCTTATGAGCTAAGAAGCGTAAATGACGTGAGGCTAGGTGATATCATCATCGTAAGAGCAGGAGAAAGAGTGCTGATAGATGGGGTCGTGGTAGCTGGAGCTGGGAGCTTTGATTATTCTAGTTTGAGTGGTGAGAGTTTGCCTGTGCTTTTAGCTCCAAAGGGTGTGATAACAAGCGGCGCGATATGCTTGGACGGGAGCTTGGAGTATGAAGTCACTACTAGCTTTGAGGCCTCAATGCTAAGCAAAATCATCGCTTTATTAGAGAGTGCAAGTCTAAAAAAACCAAATATCGAAAAAATGGCAAATCAAATTTCAGCTAAATTTTCTCTTACCATACTTGCTCTTGGTTTGCTTACATTTTTGTTTTGGGCTTTTAGTACAGGCGTCTCAAACGCCATTATAATCGCTGTTTCAGTCATCATCATCGCTTGTCCTTGTGCCTTGTCTCTAGCCACGCCGGTTGCGACTTTAGTCGGTCTTGGGGTAGGGCTAAAAAAGGGAATCGTCTTTAAAGAAGCTAAAATCATAGAAAGCCTTGCAAAGTGCCAAACTATTGTCTTTGATAAGACTGGAACACTTTCAAAATCAAAGCTAAAAGTGGTAAAAGCGACCAAATTTGATGAGTTTGATATGAGTCTGCTTTATTCGCTTCTTAGCGTTTCGACTCATCCTATTTCTAAGGCTGTGATGAGTAGTTTGGACGCTGAAATTTACGAGCTAAAAGATGTGCAAAACATTGTAGGCAAAGGCGTTAGCGCTAGGTATAAAAATCAAGCTCTAAAAGGTGGAAGCGTGGATTTTATGTCTGGGTTTGAGTTTAGCAGTGATAATTCGCTATATTGCTTTAGCATAGATGAGAAAGTCGTGGCTGTCTTTGAGCTAGCAGATGAGCTAAGAAGCGAAGCAAAAGATGTGATCTCCTCGCTAAAAGCAAATAAATTTAAGGTAATAATGCTAACAGGAGACAATGAAAAAGTCGCTTCAAAAGTGGCTAATGAGCTTGGTATTAGCGAGTTTTACTACTCAAAAGATCCGCTCCAAAAGGCTACAATCGTAAAAGAGCTAAACGACAAATCGCCAGTCGTGATGGTAGGAGATGGGATAAATGATGCAGTGGCTTTAAGTAGTGCGAGTGTGGGGATAAGCCTTGGAAGTGGAGCAGCTTTGAGTGTGGAGAGAAGCGATGTGGTGCTTCTAAATGATGATTTAAACTCGCTCAAAAACGCTATTTTACTCTCAAAAATGACACTCCAAACAGTCAAACAAAATCTTGCTTTCTCGCTTGTTTATAATGCCGTGACTGTGCCTCTAGCTATGGCTGGATTTATTATACCATTATTTGCAGCGATTTCTATGTCGCTAAGCTCGATCATAGTGGTGATAAACTCAGCTGCTTTGAGAGTTAAATTTAAAGGATAA
- a CDS encoding c-type cytochrome has protein sequence MKKMLIISAIAALACSSVFAADGATIFKKCAVCHGQKAEKKYLNKVPVLTEIDAATRLADMKAYKDGSLNGGKGKVGMGGIMKGQMAPLSDADMAAVNDYISTLK, from the coding sequence ATGAAAAAAATGTTAATTATTTCAGCAATCGCTGCTTTAGCATGTAGTTCAGTTTTCGCTGCTGATGGCGCAACAATCTTCAAAAAATGTGCTGTTTGCCACGGTCAAAAAGCTGAGAAAAAATACCTAAACAAAGTTCCAGTACTTACTGAGATCGATGCTGCTACTCGTCTAGCTGATATGAAAGCTTACAAAGACGGCTCTCTAAACGGCGGTAAAGGCAAAGTTGGTATGGGTGGAATCATGAAAGGTCAAATGGCTCCATTAAGCGACGCTGACATGGCTGCAGTCAATGACTACATCTCAACTTTGAAATAA
- a CDS encoding polysaccharide deacetylase family protein, with amino-acid sequence MIYLLYFILVAGFTGFSLRYNWWRMPQSYAKARVLMYHSISEHFGERHDKWRVKPSDFEEQISWLHKNGFQSFTISELANLKAIPNKSVAITFDDGYGDNYDVAFKILKKYNFKATIYLVPNQSSNHWEKQNTNHLANMLNTEQIQKMQSSNLIEFGSHTSSHVNLATINANELQNELQTSKKDVENITQTPCTAFAYPYGKYNENIKNAVINAGYKNAVIVKRGLYTPNDDKFEIKRIGVLGTESFFDFYLKFTRIRNKL; translated from the coding sequence ATGATATATTTATTATACTTTATATTAGTGGCTGGATTTACTGGCTTTAGCTTGCGTTATAACTGGTGGCGAATGCCACAAAGCTACGCCAAAGCAAGAGTCTTGATGTATCACTCAATCAGCGAGCATTTTGGTGAAAGGCACGATAAATGGCGAGTGAAGCCAAGCGATTTTGAAGAGCAAATATCATGGCTACACAAAAACGGATTTCAAAGCTTCACTATAAGCGAACTAGCAAATTTAAAAGCCATTCCAAATAAATCAGTCGCCATAACATTCGACGATGGATACGGCGATAACTATGACGTAGCTTTTAAAATTTTAAAAAAATACAACTTCAAAGCTACTATATATTTAGTGCCAAATCAGAGCTCAAACCACTGGGAAAAGCAAAACACAAATCACCTTGCAAATATGCTAAATACTGAGCAAATTCAAAAGATGCAAAGCTCAAATTTAATAGAGTTTGGCTCACACACTTCAAGCCACGTAAATTTAGCCACTATAAACGCAAATGAGCTTCAAAATGAGCTTCAAACCTCCAAAAAAGATGTAGAAAACATCACGCAAACGCCTTGCACGGCATTTGCATATCCATACGGCAAATATAATGAAAATATCAAAAATGCCGTTATAAATGCAGGATATAAAAACGCTGTCATCGTCAAACGTGGGCTTTATACTCCAAATGATGATAAATTTGAGATAAAACGCATCGGAGTTTTGGGCACTGAGAGCTTTTTTGACTTTTACCTTAAATTTACAAGGATAAGGAACAAACTATGA
- a CDS encoding glycosyltransferase — MKILHTLHWVQFAGTEKVCVDLCNEMSKNHDVFLLTNNQIKPYINKKVNLVEVDFQNNRYNPFFLYKIAKIIDDINPDIIHCHNTKELEIIYNTRIFTKRKIPIVATKHTLRAKKRFKKADLCVAILEDTKEILKEGSIIIKNGMAYKEPKKLQRDNKFYIISASRLSPVKGNQIIIEALSMVNFDFKFDIFGQGEQKNELQNLINSLNLQDKITLQSFSDNLQDHLFSCDVQIIASIFEPYGLTAIDGIYYSPLLLSTKTGICAQILPDELIFQTDPKSLANKLNDIYTNYNEYKEIFAKIKATKDKFSVEAMANNYLNAYENLIKDMK; from the coding sequence ATGAAAATACTTCATACTTTGCACTGGGTGCAGTTTGCTGGTACTGAAAAAGTATGCGTCGATCTTTGTAATGAGATGAGTAAAAATCATGATGTATTTCTACTCACGAACAATCAGATAAAACCTTATATAAACAAAAAAGTGAATTTGGTCGAAGTTGATTTTCAAAACAATCGCTATAATCCATTTTTTTTATATAAAATAGCTAAAATAATAGATGATATAAATCCAGATATTATCCACTGTCACAATACAAAAGAGTTAGAAATAATATACAACACTAGAATTTTTACAAAAAGAAAAATACCTATAGTTGCTACAAAACATACATTAAGAGCCAAAAAACGATTTAAAAAAGCGGATTTATGCGTGGCTATTTTAGAAGATACAAAAGAAATTTTAAAAGAAGGCTCAATCATAATCAAAAATGGAATGGCATATAAAGAGCCCAAAAAATTGCAAAGAGATAATAAATTTTATATTATTAGTGCAAGCAGATTATCGCCTGTAAAAGGAAATCAAATAATCATAGAAGCACTTTCTATGGTAAATTTTGATTTTAAATTTGATATTTTTGGACAAGGCGAACAAAAAAATGAACTGCAAAATTTAATAAATTCATTAAACCTGCAAGACAAAATTACACTTCAAAGCTTTAGCGATAATTTACAAGATCATCTTTTTAGCTGTGATGTCCAAATAATCGCTTCGATTTTTGAACCTTATGGACTTACTGCGATTGATGGAATATATTATTCACCACTTTTACTATCTACAAAAACAGGAATTTGCGCTCAAATTTTACCAGATGAATTAATTTTTCAAACAGATCCAAAATCACTAGCCAACAAACTAAACGACATATACACAAACTATAATGAGTATAAAGAAATATTTGCAAAAATCAAAGCAACAAAGGATAAATTTAGCGTAGAAGCAATGGCAAACAACTATCTAAATGCTTATGAAAATTTGATAAAAGATATGAAATGA
- a CDS encoding c-type cytochrome, producing MKKVLFASALVAFACSAAFSADGATLFNKCKACHGAKAEKVYLNKVPALVSVDAAERLALMKEYKAGTINGGKGKFNMGAVMKGQMASLSEADMAAVNDYISTLK from the coding sequence ATGAAAAAAGTTTTATTTGCTTCAGCTTTAGTTGCTTTTGCTTGTTCTGCTGCTTTTAGCGCTGATGGTGCTACACTATTTAACAAATGTAAAGCCTGTCATGGTGCAAAAGCTGAAAAAGTTTATCTAAACAAAGTTCCAGCTTTAGTTAGCGTTGATGCTGCTGAGAGACTTGCTCTAATGAAAGAGTACAAAGCTGGCACTATAAATGGTGGCAAAGGCAAATTCAACATGGGTGCAGTTATGAAAGGTCAAATGGCTAGCCTAAGCGAAGCTGATATGGCTGCAGTAAACGACTACATCTCAACTCTAAAATAA
- a CDS encoding glycosyltransferase family protein — MKPLKIVHCGIFNEKTNGKEFYSQDRKISHGLHQNGHFVYDFSYRDVERGLRKFGLKNLSTKKMNQKLIQICKNLNADLLLLGKAEKIEPDTIQSIKNELPNIKIALWYVDHLEENQAWFDKLKLIDLFFYANALNLQKLSSKYPNAIFSFFPNISDEAFDLSLNLEKNIDVIYIARDYKEDVRFKFATMLDEFCKQNDIKHKIYASLGNPPIFGYEFAKAINSAKIAINFNRDDELECTKSNKLLGASDRMAQFMGCGTCTFSPRINGFEKFFTDGKDIVYFDNPQDCFDKIKEYLKDNKFKQIAKNGRDATLDLANAKKVTKFMVETILQKQFSQDYEWREFMFKNGDKI, encoded by the coding sequence GTGAAACCACTAAAAATAGTACACTGCGGTATTTTTAATGAAAAAACCAATGGCAAGGAATTTTATTCACAAGACCGTAAAATCTCTCATGGTTTGCACCAAAATGGTCATTTTGTCTATGATTTTAGCTATAGAGATGTAGAAAGAGGACTTAGAAAATTTGGTTTAAAAAACTTGAGTACCAAAAAAATGAATCAAAAACTAATTCAAATTTGTAAAAATTTAAATGCTGATTTATTACTACTTGGCAAAGCAGAGAAGATTGAGCCAGACACGATACAAAGCATAAAAAATGAGCTGCCAAATATCAAAATCGCACTTTGGTATGTCGATCATCTAGAAGAAAACCAAGCTTGGTTTGACAAACTTAAGCTAATTGATCTGTTTTTCTATGCAAACGCCCTTAATCTACAAAAGCTCTCAAGCAAATACCCAAATGCAATATTCTCATTTTTCCCAAATATCAGTGATGAGGCTTTTGATTTGAGCTTAAATTTAGAAAAAAATATCGACGTTATTTATATCGCTAGAGATTATAAAGAAGATGTTCGGTTTAAATTCGCCACTATGCTAGATGAATTTTGCAAACAAAACGATATAAAACACAAAATTTATGCCAGCTTAGGTAATCCACCGATTTTTGGTTATGAGTTTGCAAAAGCCATAAATAGTGCTAAAATAGCTATAAATTTCAACCGTGATGATGAGCTAGAATGCACAAAATCCAACAAACTTCTTGGAGCAAGCGATAGAATGGCGCAGTTTATGGGATGTGGTACTTGTACATTTAGCCCACGTATAAATGGCTTTGAGAAATTCTTTACTGACGGCAAAGATATAGTATATTTTGATAATCCGCAAGATTGTTTTGATAAGATAAAAGAATATCTAAAAGATAATAAATTTAAACAAATTGCCAAAAATGGTAGAGACGCTACACTAGATTTAGCAAATGCGAAAAAAGTAACTAAATTTATGGTAGAAACTATACTTCAAAAACAATTCAGTCAAGATTACGAATGGAGAGAATTTATGTTTAAAAACGGAGATAAAATATGA
- a CDS encoding glycosyltransferase: protein MKIAYFSCSTIYGGVEKIIIETLNELCKDNEILLIVPRGCQYKNQLDSKVTIYEYKSYDKRYNPFLYAEIYKVLKDFSAQILHSHAAKATQIGFVISKFMDFKFIATKHNNRKGKIFNRVKNVICVSKAVANTVNHETKTLYFGIKNQAIKRDLPDIFTITAVGRLDLIKGFDQLIKSVQILDFPFILQIIGDGKEKENLQNLINELSLNDKVKLLGFRSDIAQILANSHLQVISSLKEGFPISLIEGIFYSHVLISTPVGGIVEILDSNFFIENNNFATKIEEIYQNYNDFKTKFAQTHSKFRQILTFENYILNLKNYYKEVK from the coding sequence GTGAAAATAGCCTATTTCTCATGCTCTACCATATATGGCGGAGTTGAAAAAATCATCATCGAAACGTTAAATGAACTTTGCAAAGATAATGAAATTTTACTCATAGTTCCTCGTGGTTGTCAGTACAAAAACCAGCTTGATTCTAAAGTCACAATCTACGAATACAAAAGCTATGATAAAAGATATAATCCATTTTTATATGCTGAAATTTACAAAGTTTTAAAGGATTTCTCAGCTCAAATTTTGCACTCTCACGCTGCAAAAGCCACACAAATCGGCTTTGTCATATCTAAATTTATGGATTTTAAGTTTATAGCGACTAAGCACAACAACAGAAAAGGCAAGATTTTTAACCGTGTTAAAAATGTGATTTGTGTCTCAAAAGCTGTGGCTAACACTGTGAATCACGAAACAAAAACGCTATATTTTGGTATCAAAAATCAAGCTATCAAAAGAGATTTACCTGATATTTTCACCATTACTGCTGTTGGCAGACTAGATCTTATCAAAGGATTTGACCAGCTTATAAAAAGCGTTCAAATCCTGGATTTTCCATTTATTTTGCAAATCATCGGCGATGGCAAGGAAAAAGAAAATCTGCAAAATCTTATAAATGAGTTAAGCTTAAATGATAAAGTAAAGCTCTTAGGATTTAGAAGCGACATCGCGCAAATCCTAGCAAACTCACACCTTCAAGTCATAAGCTCACTTAAAGAGGGATTTCCAATAAGTTTAATAGAAGGGATTTTTTACTCCCATGTTTTAATTTCAACGCCAGTTGGCGGCATAGTTGAGATTTTAGATAGCAATTTTTTTATAGAAAATAATAATTTTGCAACTAAAATAGAAGAAATCTACCAAAATTATAATGATTTTAAAACCAAATTTGCTCAAACTCACTCTAAATTCAGACAAATTTTAACATTTGAAAACTATATTTTAAATTTAAAAAATTACTATAAGGAAGTTAAGTGA
- the ccoS gene encoding cbb3-type cytochrome oxidase assembly protein CcoS: MGAIIAIMLGISTLLGALALFGLLWGIKSRQFDDYSKFLDGTKFDSEDALNDAYNMEKRKEEILKKKSGGYRPPD; the protein is encoded by the coding sequence ATGGGTGCAATAATCGCAATAATGCTGGGAATTTCGACTTTGCTTGGAGCTTTAGCTCTTTTTGGCTTGCTTTGGGGGATAAAAAGTAGACAGTTTGATGATTATTCTAAGTTTCTTGATGGAACGAAATTTGATAGTGAAGACGCACTAAATGATGCTTATAATATGGAAAAACGAAAAGAAGAGATACTGAAGAAAAAATCAGGTGGTTATCGCCCACCTGATTAA
- a CDS encoding O-antigen ligase family protein, which yields MTQKVMQYFKEQNPQILIFKFFLFIWIMSIPFKNSIYQISFVILNLFFITHLLYTKNFNSIKDILYKTRFLTIAFIGIFLSMIISNLLNLQYISTKSWSYIFLFIFRYGTIFLALAYFYKLEYFSKKEIIYFIFSGLILLALTSIFYIIKDLEMTRGLSGSLGSRTGFGLFMGLGLVLSFIVIKHKILMPALTIFFIFFTIFSFARSSWVASTVAIAAFILLNLKTIRKKDILFLITLSALILILYFGFESFQQRFATLMEGNSTHRFFIWSYCVDMIMQNPIFGYGMDVFRNLPNSPALLSPDWNSTHNMILESLLYTGLFGAIFCFWLVSITFFKTLKTKNYQLFAIFTYIFVVSQFDFGAYMSKELLSFIVIFTFLAYSSNFKESV from the coding sequence TTGACACAAAAAGTAATGCAATATTTTAAAGAACAAAATCCGCAAATTTTGATATTTAAATTCTTTCTTTTTATTTGGATTATGAGTATTCCATTTAAAAATTCAATTTACCAAATTTCTTTTGTAATATTAAATTTATTTTTTATAACACATCTTTTATATACAAAAAACTTCAATAGCATAAAAGATATTTTATACAAAACAAGATTTTTAACCATAGCTTTTATAGGTATTTTTTTATCTATGATTATCTCAAATTTGCTAAATTTGCAATACATATCCACAAAAAGTTGGAGCTATATTTTTCTTTTTATTTTTAGATATGGGACAATATTTTTGGCTTTAGCATATTTTTATAAACTAGAATATTTTTCAAAAAAAGAGATTATATACTTTATTTTTTCTGGTTTAATCTTGCTTGCTTTAACTTCTATTTTTTACATCATCAAAGATCTTGAAATGACTAGAGGTTTAAGCGGATCTCTTGGTAGTAGAACTGGTTTTGGACTGTTTATGGGGCTTGGACTTGTTTTAAGCTTTATTGTGATTAAGCATAAAATCCTAATGCCAGCTTTAACTATATTTTTTATTTTCTTTACTATTTTTTCATTCGCAAGATCATCTTGGGTAGCAAGCACTGTAGCCATAGCTGCTTTTATATTATTAAATTTAAAAACAATCCGTAAAAAAGATATTTTATTTTTAATTACACTATCTGCTCTTATACTTATATTGTATTTTGGCTTTGAATCATTTCAACAAAGATTTGCCACACTTATGGAAGGCAACTCAACACATAGATTTTTTATATGGTCATATTGCGTGGATATGATAATGCAAAATCCAATTTTTGGATATGGGATGGACGTTTTTAGAAATCTTCCAAATAGCCCTGCTTTGCTATCTCCAGATTGGAATTCTACTCATAATATGATTTTAGAATCGCTACTATATACAGGACTATTTGGGGCTATATTTTGCTTCTGGCTTGTTTCAATAACATTTTTCAAAACACTTAAAACAAAAAATTATCAACTATTTGCAATTTTTACATATATATTTGTGGTTTCACAGTTTGATTTTGGTGCATATATGTCAAAAGAGTTATTAAGCTTTATTGTTATTTTTACATTTTTAGCCTATAGTTCAAACTTTAAGGAGTCAGTGTGA
- a CDS encoding polysaccharide deacetylase family protein: MIRIILSIIVVFLLITFIIFSIRFTWWRKNVSYEYPRILMYHMISEHLPKNKSKFNRLRVKPKEFEKQIIWLKKHGFTSYTLSELVNLKEIPPKSVVITFDDGYKDNFTNAFTILKKHNFKATIFIVVDRFTKNWATDKDLNESSDELNAEEMLSNDEVAQMIASGLIEIGSHTMDHANLPALSTDEKWAQIQKSKENIENIFGTTCETFAYPFGFFDNESALAVEKAGYKAAVTTKNDVYKKSVYNKYKMPRIMISGRQGMLAFKLKIKNGRVR, encoded by the coding sequence GTGATTCGTATAATATTATCTATAATTGTGGTTTTTCTTTTAATAACTTTTATCATTTTTTCTATACGTTTTACATGGTGGAGAAAGAACGTTAGCTACGAGTACCCACGTATTTTGATGTATCACATGATAAGCGAGCACTTACCAAAAAACAAGTCTAAATTTAACCGCTTAAGAGTCAAGCCAAAAGAGTTTGAAAAACAAATAATCTGGCTGAAAAAACATGGATTTACCAGCTACACCTTAAGCGAACTTGTAAATTTAAAAGAAATCCCACCAAAATCAGTAGTTATAACTTTTGATGATGGTTACAAAGACAACTTCACAAACGCTTTTACCATACTAAAGAAGCATAATTTCAAAGCAACGATTTTTATCGTAGTAGATAGATTTACCAAAAACTGGGCGACTGATAAAGATCTAAATGAATCAAGCGATGAGCTAAACGCAGAAGAGATGCTAAGCAATGACGAAGTGGCTCAAATGATAGCCAGTGGGCTTATAGAGATCGGATCACACACTATGGATCACGCAAACTTGCCAGCTCTTAGCACTGATGAAAAATGGGCGCAAATACAAAAATCAAAAGAAAATATAGAAAATATTTTTGGGACGACTTGTGAAACTTTTGCCTATCCGTTTGGATTTTTTGACAACGAAAGTGCATTAGCTGTGGAAAAAGCTGGATACAAAGCAGCAGTAACCACTAAAAATGATGTTTATAAAAAAAGCGTTTATAACAAATATAAAATGCCACGTATAATGATTTCAGGTCGCCAAGGAATGCTTGCGTTTAAACTAAAGATAAAAAACGGACGTGTTAGGTGA
- a CDS encoding glycosyltransferase family 2 protein, with product MIKASVYIICQNEEKHIKRCLESVKDFDEIIIVDSGSSDKTLEIASAYTDKIFHQDFLGYAKQKEFAKNLCSHEWVLNLDADEELSSELKNEIITTIQNDDCDGLEVNIFSKYLGKFPNKLCKAITRIRFFRKNLGSYGAKLVHESISLNGKVKKSKNFIYDHGLTTIQTQIDKINSYSSLRASEKSNKNRSASSLKLIFVFPLAFFKSYIVRRNFLNGKRGFILAVILAFYAFLKEAKLYEQNLNNKKN from the coding sequence ATGATAAAAGCTTCAGTCTATATCATCTGCCAAAATGAAGAAAAGCATATCAAAAGATGTTTAGAGAGCGTAAAAGACTTTGATGAAATCATCATCGTCGATAGTGGAAGCAGTGACAAAACGCTTGAGATAGCTAGCGCCTACACAGATAAGATTTTTCATCAAGATTTTTTAGGTTATGCTAAGCAAAAAGAGTTTGCCAAAAATCTTTGCTCGCATGAGTGGGTGTTAAATTTAGACGCCGACGAAGAGCTAAGTAGTGAGCTAAAAAATGAGATAATCACCACTATCCAAAATGACGATTGCGACGGACTTGAAGTAAATATATTTAGCAAATATTTAGGCAAATTTCCAAATAAGCTTTGTAAAGCCATAACAAGAATAAGATTTTTTAGAAAAAATCTCGGCTCGTATGGAGCAAAACTCGTCCACGAAAGCATCTCCTTAAATGGAAAAGTAAAAAAAAGTAAAAACTTTATTTACGACCACGGACTCACAACAATCCAAACGCAAATAGATAAAATAAACTCATATTCATCTCTTAGAGCTAGCGAAAAATCAAACAAAAATAGATCCGCATCATCTTTAAAGCTTATTTTTGTCTTTCCTTTAGCGTTTTTCAAATCCTATATTGTAAGGCGAAATTTTTTAAATGGAAAAAGAGGCTTTATACTCGCTGTTATTTTGGCTTTCTACGCATTTTTAAAAGAGGCAAAACTCTACGAACAAAATTTAAATAATAAAAAGAATTAA